The genomic interval GTGAAGAATTTCGCCATCACTCATTTGTATCGGCTGTGGCCATTGGCCAAATAGCGGGTTTTGGGCCTCATGGATACACCCTGGCTTTAATGGCTTTAGTTAATCATTTAAAGAACGCATGAACTTAAAAGAAACCAAAGAAAAAGTTACAAAATTCCTTCAGGAATTAAAGCCCACCAACCGTTACGATACGGCCTTAAAAAATTATATCAACGAACTTTCCAAAAACCCCAAGGATGCCCGCATTAAATTAAAAATTGCCGAAACTTATTTTAAAAGCAAAAAAGTAGATAAGGCTATAGAAGTATATTTTGACGTTGCCGAACAGTACTTAGAAGAAAACTTTTTATTAAAAGCCATTTCCATATACAAAAATATTTTAAAATTAAATCCCGCGCTTATGGAGGTAAACATCAAGCTTGCTCAATTATACCAAAAACTGGACATGACTACCGAAGCCGCTAATCAATATAAAATTGTGATGCAATGCCACATGCGCCGGCAAGAAAAAGAAAAGCTCATTGAAACCTGCATTACCTTAATTGAAATAGAACCCTCCCCCGCCAATATACGCAAGTTGGGTGAAGTGTACCAGGCTTACGGGATGATTCCCGACGCGCTAGAGCAATACGAAAAATTATCGCAAATTTACCGCAATAATAAAAATTATGACGAACTCTTACGCGTGTATGAATTGATATTGGCCCACAAGCCCGATAAAAAATCGATGATCCGTGATGTATGTATTTTATATTTAAGAAAACAAGAACCCGATCAGGCCATCCGCACTATGGAACGCTTTAAAGTGGATGGCGACGAAGAATTTAGTGATTTATTTAATAAATCTAAACTCATGCGCCAAGCTCTACGCGTATCAACTCCACCTAAAACCGCTTAATTTTTATACATGTTATTTTTCGTAAAAGACTAACCCCCATAAAGGGGATAAGTCTTTTATCGGAAACTATCTCGCGCATTCTGCGCAAGCTATTTTCCGTAAAAGACTAATAACGATAATGATCTGGCTTATAAGGGCCATCTACATTTAAATTCAAATACTGCTGCTGCTCAGATGTAAGTTTTGTCAAATTGACTCCTAATTGCTTTAAATGCAAACGGGCCACTTTTTCATCTAAGTGTTTGGGAAGAACATAAACTTCCTTTTTGTATTTTGAACCGTGAAGAAATAGTTCGATTTGAGCAAGAACCTGGTTGGTAAAGGAGTTACTCATCACAAAGCTGGGGTGCCCTGTACCGCAACCCAAGTTTACTAAACGACCTTCAGCCAAAACGATGATACGTTTGTTATCAGGAAAAATTACGTGATCAACCTGGGGTTTAATATTTTCCCATTTATATTTTTTGATGCTCGCAATATCAATTTCGGAATCGAAGTGACCAATATTACAAACAATAGCCTGATTTTTCATTTTGGCCATGTGGTCGTGAGTAATTACACGCACGTTACCGGTGGTAGTCACAAAAATATTGGCCTTATCACAGGCTTCTTCCATGGTTACAACACGATAACCTTCCATAGAAGCCTGCAAAGCACAGATAGGATCAATTTCGGTTACCCAAACAGTAGCACCCAAACCGCGTAAACTTTGCGCACAACCCTTACCCACATCGCCATAACCGCAAACAACAGCAATTTTGCCGGCAATCATCACATCGGTAGCACGTTTAATGCCATCTACTAAAGACTCACGACAGCCATAGAGATTATCAAATTTGGATTTTGTTACCGAGTCATTCACGTTGATAGCTGGGAAAGGAAGACTCCCCTCTTTTGCCATTTGATACAGGCGTTTTACACCCGTGGTTGTTTCTTCGGTAACACCTTTAATATTTTTAAGGCGCGAGGAATACCAGTCTTTGGAAACAGCCAAATGTTTTTTAATGGAGTTAAAAAGAGA from bacterium carries:
- the ahcY gene encoding adenosylhomocysteinase, whose amino-acid sequence is MTAQAQKQHNDYHVADISQAGFGRKEIAIAETEMPGLMAIREEYRATKPLKGARITGSLHMTIQTAVLIETLVDLGADVRWASCNIFSTQDHAAAAIAEGGTPVFAYKGETLDEYWEFTHRIFEWPGEGANMILDDGGDATLLLILGSKAEKDPSVISKPTNEEEISLFNSIKKHLAVSKDWYSSRLKNIKGVTEETTTGVKRLYQMAKEGSLPFPAINVNDSVTKSKFDNLYGCRESLVDGIKRATDVMIAGKIAVVCGYGDVGKGCAQSLRGLGATVWVTEIDPICALQASMEGYRVVTMEEACDKANIFVTTTGNVRVITHDHMAKMKNQAIVCNIGHFDSEIDIASIKKYKWENIKPQVDHVIFPDNKRIIVLAEGRLVNLGCGTGHPSFVMSNSFTNQVLAQIELFLHGSKYKKEVYVLPKHLDEKVARLHLKQLGVNLTKLTSEQQQYLNLNVDGPYKPDHYRY
- a CDS encoding tetratricopeptide repeat protein translates to MNLKETKEKVTKFLQELKPTNRYDTALKNYINELSKNPKDARIKLKIAETYFKSKKVDKAIEVYFDVAEQYLEENFLLKAISIYKNILKLNPALMEVNIKLAQLYQKLDMTTEAANQYKIVMQCHMRRQEKEKLIETCITLIEIEPSPANIRKLGEVYQAYGMIPDALEQYEKLSQIYRNNKNYDELLRVYELILAHKPDKKSMIRDVCILYLRKQEPDQAIRTMERFKVDGDEEFSDLFNKSKLMRQALRVSTPPKTA